AATCCTGTCAATCCTGTCCATTTTTCAAGCTCGCGGTGATGCTCCAATGGTATCTGGATCGACGGCTTCCGGTACTCAGTGCTTTGGGCCTGGTTCCGGCCGGGGACTCACAGGGGCAGCAGCCCCGCGACGACCCGGCGGCCCTCGGCCAGCAGGATGTTGTAGGTGCGGCAGGCGGCCCCGGTGTCCATGACCTCGATGCCGATCCGCTGCGCCGTCAGGACGCGGTAGAGCGACGGGGCGGGGAAGACCTGGACCGCGCCGGTGCCGAGCACGATCAGTTCCGGGTCGAGGTCGAGCAGGGCCTGGAGGTGCTCGGGTCCCAGCCCGGCCGCGTCGCGCGGCCCCCAGTCGGTGATGATCCGCCCGGGTGTCAGGATCAGGGCGCCGCCATAGGTCCGCCCGCCGATGCGGATCCCGGCCGGACCGTAGGCCTGGACCAGGTTCCTGCCGCTGTCGTCTGGTTCGGTGAATCGCATGGTGGAACCATACCGGATTGCCCCCCGGTGGGACAAGGTGCGGTTGACGCTCGCCGACCCGGGCGGGCATCATCAGGTCCGGCGTCGCGCGCTCGCGCCGCGCCGGGGCGTCGGTTCAACGGGTGGGATCAGTGGGGTACGCATGACTAGGACTTTCGCCAGGTGGCCCGGCAGGGCGCGGTTGCCCGCGTCGCTCGCGGCCCTGTTCGCCGGCTTGTTGGCGGGCTGTGCCGGCGGCCTCGTCGGCCCCTTGCTGCCGGTGACCAACCCGGCGACGGCCGCCACGGTGACCGTCTTCCGCGACTTCTCGCTGCCGGGGTTCTTCGTCCCCATGGATCTGCGGATCGATGACCATTGGGTCTTCCGGTTGTGGCTCAACCAGCAATACAGCTTCAAGCTCGACCCTGGCGAGTACCTGTTCGACTACACCATCGGTTTCAACGAGTGCCGTCGGCTGGCCTATATCAAGGCGGGCCAAAACTATTACTTCCGGCTGCGGCCCAATTGTGTCCGGTTCGAGGGCCCGCCCTGATCCGCCGCTGCGCGATCAGCCGCGATCCTTGTCTTCATTGATTGCTCAATCGGTGACGGACGGCGGATCGGCGTCCAGCAAGCGCCACTCGGCGAACCTGGCCGCCTGACCCCGATACCGGCCGGCGCTGTCCATGAGGTTCCAGACGCAGGCGCCGGCGATCAAAAAGCGCCGGCCGCTCGCAGCCACCCGCACCCCCGCATAGTCGTCGATATACCCCCGGGCGGCGACCTCCCGCAGCAGCCGCTCGCGCTCGGCCTGGACGGCCGGGTGCGCCGTGCAGCGGGAGGGCAGGGTGGTCAGTTGACCCCAGTCGAGTTCGAAGAGCCGCAGTGCGGTGCGGTTGCCGTAGGTCAGGATGGGGTCCGCCCCGGTGTCATGCGAGAGCAGCGCAAAGGGCGCCTCGAACAGCGCCCGGGCGGCGGCGCGGTCGTCCAAGGCGGGGTCGATCAGGTCCCGCCCGGTCAAGGCGCGGTAACTGCGCCGCAGTAGACCGATGTGGTCAGGCAGGAAGCCGTTGGACTCGTCGGGTTCAGGGAAGGACGGGCGCGTCATCGGTGGGTGAAATCCCGTGGTGGCGGACTCATGCAAGGAGCCTGGGAGGGTTGAGGAACAATTCACTAAAGTCCATCAGGGAAAACTTGTCGCGTCGTTGTCGTTGTCGTTGTCGTTGTCGTTGTCGTAATCGAGGTTATCGTAGCACCCCGGATTCTCTCGCAAGCCAAATTGCATCGCTTCTCCGATTACGACAACGACAACGACAACGGCTGCTTACTTAGCTTAGCGTGAAACCGGTGCGCCGCGGACATCCCCGCTCGCGCACCGGCGCGTGCGTGCCCCTCAGACCCCGAACCCCGAACCCCGAACCCCGAACCCCATGGCCAATTTCCAGACCCATCTCAACGTCGGCATCTTCGTCAGCGGCGGCGCCGTCCTGGCCCTCAAGGGGTTCGATCTGGTGCCGCCGGGTCAGGCCCTGGTGCTCCTGGGCCTGGGGGTGACGGGCGCCGTGCTGCCGGATATCGACGCGGACATTTCCGCCCCGGGGCGGACCTTCTTCGGCGTCCTGGGGGCGGCCCTGGCCTTCGGCTGGACCCTGCCCCTGGTGGGGCATTATCGCCCCCTGGACCTGGCGGTGGTCTGGTTCGGGCTCTTTCTCGGCGTGCGCTTCCTGTTGTTCGAGACCTTCGCCCGCTTCACCGTCCATCGCGGCATCTGGCACTCCTGGCTGGCCGTCGCCTTCGCCACCTTGGCGACGGTGACGATCAGCCACCGGCTCCTGGACCAAGCCCCGCGCGCCGCCTGGGTCGCCGGCCTGATGGTGGGCCTGGGTTATCTCACCCACCTGTGCCTGGACGAGATCTACAGCGTGGACCTCTTCAACGCCCGGGTGAAGCGCTCCTTCGGCACCGCGCTCAAGCCCTTCAGCCTGGCCGACCCGGCAAGCAGCCTGGCGATGGCCGCGGCGGTCGGCGTCCTGGCCTGGTTGGCCCCGCCGCTGGACTTCGCCCAACTGCCGACCCGGGCCGAGTGGGTGGCCTGGATGCATCAGGGACTGGCCCAACTGGGCGCCTGGTCCGACCTCGGGGTGGCGACGGTGCGGACTTGGCTCCAATGAACGGATGGACCCCTCGTGACACCGCTTTGCGGAGTCACGCATGTGTAAGGCGCTCTGCGCCGCGAACCTGGCCTTGATGATAACCACACCAGTCAGATTGTTACTGCTGCAAGGAGATCTCTTGCTGTCGATCCGATTGAGTTCAGCCGCGGGCCGTCGTTCGTCGCCGTGCGTCCGGGCCCCGGCGCTATTGCTGGCCGCCGTGTGCGCGTCGCCCTTGGCGGCGCCGCTGGACCCGGGCAAATCCGGAGCCCAGGCGCCGACGGCGTCCCCGGCGTTACCGACCCCGGCGGCGGCCTTCGAGACCTGGCGCGAGGCATTCAGCGCCCAGGCCCTGGCACTCGGCCTGGCGCCGTCCACCCTGGACGCGGCCTTTGAGGGGGTCAGTCCGCTGCCCCGGGTCCTGGCCCTCGACCGGCGTCAGGCCGAATACACCCGCACCTTCTTCGACTATCTGACTGCCGCGGTATCGCCAGCGCGCATCACCCGCGGTCGGGAATTGCTCCAGCGGCACGCCCGATTGCTCGCCGACATCGGGTGCCGTCACGGCGTCCCGCCCGAACTGCTGGTCGCACTCTGGGCGATGGAGACCGACTATGGCACCCAAACCGGCGGCTTCCCCGTCATTGCCGCGCTCGCCACCCTGGCCTGGGACGGCCGGCGGCGCGACTTCTTCACCACCGAACTGATCGAGGCCCTGCACATCGTCGACAGCGGCCAGGCCGCACCCGCCGACCTGACCGGCTCCTGGGCCGGGGCCATGGGACAGCCCCAGTTCATGCCCTCCACCTATCGCCGCTATGCCCGCGACGGCGACGGGGACGGCCGCGCGGACATCTGGCACAGCGTCGCCGATGCCCTGGAGTCCGCGGCCCACTATCTGAGCGCCGCCGGTTGGAACCCGGAACAAGGCTGGGGCCGCGAGGTCCTGCTGCCGCCGGATTTCCCGCTCGCCCAGGCCCGCCTGGGCCTCACCAAGGACATCGATGAGTGGGACCTACTGGACGTCCTGGGTGCCGCCGGGGAGCCGCTGGCCGGCGGCGAGACCCCGGGTTCCATCGTGCTGCCCGCCGGTGCCCAGGGGCCGGCCTTCCTGGTCCTCCCGAACTTCCAGGTCATCTATGCCTGGAACCGTTCCCTGTATTACGCACTCACGGTCGGCTACCTGTCCGACCGGCTGCGCGGCGCCGGCCCCCTGAGCGGTCGGCCGCCGCCGGGGGACCAGGCCCTGCCGCGTGCCCGTGTCATCGTCATGCAGCAGGGGCTCAAGGCCCTGGGATTCGAGCTTGGCGAACCGGACGGGATGATCGGCGTCAGGACCCGTGACGCACTCCAGGACTACCAGCAGGCGCGCGGCCTGCCGGCCGATGCCTATCCGACGGTCGAACTGATCGCCCGGATCGAGCGGGAGGCCGGCCAGGCGGACCAGGAGCGCGCCGGGCGCGCCGCGGGGCCTTGATGGAATTCCCCGAGCACCTTCGGCGCCCCATCCGGCTGAAGCCTCGACCTCCGGTTTGGGCGTGATCGCCCCGTCGTTGCCGGGATGGGGCGCAGCGCAATCCAGGTCTCCGCGCTTATGAGGACTGCCAGTTCTCGACGCGCAACGCGGGCACCCGGCCGAATTCAGAGACGTTACGGGTGACCGCACAGAGTCCGGCGGCGCGGGCGATGGCGGCGATCTGCGCGTCGTAAGGGCCGATCGGCTGCCCTTTCATGAAGGCGATCCAGGCGTTGGTATCCAGCAGGTAGCCGCTCACTCCAGCGACTCACGGGGGACATCCCGGCCCAGGTCGGCCGCGTCGACATCGTCGGGGAAATCGGCGCCCAGGCTGCCGGCAAACCGCTCGATGAAGCCCTGGGTGGTCAAACGCGGGGTGGCTGGCGCCAGGCCGTAACGCGCCTCCAGAAAGCCGATGAAATCGAAGGTCTCCCGTTGCAGGTCGGCCGGCAGGGCGCTGACATGGATGTAAATGGTTTCCGCCAGGTTCATGGTTTGGCTCCGACTTGTCTTGGTGCGCAGGGGTGCGGTCGGCGGTACACGCGAGCGCGGCGAGCGGCTCCAGATCCAGGCGGTCGCTACGCGACAGCGACCGACCCATCGCTTGACCTTGGCCGTGTCACGCGCCGAGTTGCAGGGCAGGCTCTCGGTTGCCGGCGACGCCGATCAGGCGGCTGGCGCCAGTCTATCCGCAGCGCCTGACCGCCAGCCAGCCCCGCGCAGCGATCGACGGACCTGTCCTCGCCAGGGCGGCGTCCGTCCTTGCATCTCGGCGGGCCTTGGTCATCATTGCGGCCGCTCGGCATCGTCGGGTGGACAAGCGCAGCGCAGTCCACCAGCGGCGGCGCGGGATTCGGTGGACTGCGCTATCGCTTGTCCACCCTACCGCGGGATGACGATGGAGGCCCGATGACTCGCCCCGGCCCGCGGTGCCAAGACACCTTCAACTGTGCCGATTTGGACTCCGTAGGGTGCGCCGTGCGCACCTTGAGAGGCTGCGGCTGATCGCCGCGGCCAGGGTTTCGGTCGGCGCCTATTCTTGCGGAAAAGAACCCGAGCCTGGCCCCTTAACTGCTAACCTTAAACTGCTCAGTATTTGAGTGCCGCTGGCTGGAAGCCGGATGAAGGCTGGGGCCGGGAGGTCTTGCTGCCGCCGAATTTCCCGCTCTCCCAGGCGCGTCTGGGTCTCACCAAGGACATCGTTGAGTGGGACCTGCTGGGCGTCCTGGGTGCCGCCGGGGAGCCGCTGGCCGGCGGCGAAACCTTGGGCTCCATCGTCCTACCCGCCGGCGCCCGCGGGCCGGCCTTCCTGGTCCTGCCGAACTTCCAGGTCATCTATGCCTGGAGTCGTTCCCTCGTTAGCGTGGAATTTTTGGGTGATTCGTGATTTGGCCCCGCAGATCACGGGACGGTTTGATGGAAAAGAGCAGCAATATTTACTACCATCGGACCAGGAGGTACTGACCCATGGCAAACGTCGAGAAACTTAGCATCGCCCTCACCCCGGAGATGGCTGTCCTGGTCCGGGGCGCCGTCGAGAGCGGAGAGTATGCGACCACCAGCGAGGTGGTTCGCGAGGCACTGCGCGAGTGGAAACAACGGCGCATCCTCCAGCAAGGTGATATCGAGGAACTGCGGCGGTTGTGGGCCGAGGGGCTCGCCAGTGGTCCCGGCCGCTTCCTGGACATGGACGCGATCAAGGCGGAGGCCCGGCGCCGGTGGGACGAACAGCGGTGGCCTGGGTAGCCCTCTGGCATAGCCACGCACGATGCCTGTCATTCGTCGCACCGCCAGGGCAGAGGATGATCTGGTCGATATCTGGATCTACATCGCCCGCGACAATCCCGATGCCGCGGACCGACTCCTTGAAGAGATTGACCGCAAATGCGTCCTCCTTGCCGAAAATCCCCGGCTCGGACGCGCTCGTCCCGACATCGCCCCGGAGTTCCGCCACTGGCCCATTGGCAGTTACCTGATCCTCTACCGGTTGCTGCCAGATGGAATTGAGGTCGTGCGGGTCGTGCATGGCGCCCGACGACTCGACCGCCTACTGTGACACAGAGAATGATCGAAGTCGGAGTGCTCTCCCTATCTGGTATCGCTGTCGCGCTTATCCTGGTCTGGCTGAATCACGTCCTCACGAACACACGCGAGAAGGCAAAGGAGCGGCGAGCGGCTGGATTGGCTGTTGTCGCAGCGTTCCGACCAGAGCTAGACGCCCTCCGCCAAACGGGCGGGGATTGCCGCCTGATTCTCAATGACGACGCCTATCGGCGCCATGAGTCTGCCGTGCGTAATTTCTCGCCGCACTTATCGTGGTTCAAGCGCATACTGGTACGCTGCGCCTGGCATCAGTTGGCACACCATCCTAAGGACAAGGAGGGCCACATCCCGCTCTATGCACAATATGCAGACTATGGTTCGCTCACGACGAGGCGCCAGGTGCGACCAATCGTCATTGGGAGAATCGAGAAAATTACTTCATTCGCACGGAGATAGCAAGACACCGGACAAACTATATCGCTGAAGTCTGCGCTGAGCCCGTCTTTCAGGATGCGGTGCGCGGCTCTATTCTCGGTTTCTTGGCTGCCTTTTCAGACGTTAATGGCTGCCCGACGATGCGCGATGGCATTGCCGGAAAAGTTCAAAACGGACGACAAGACGGCGAATAGGGAGAAGGCCATTGGTGAATTTTATTGTTGTGGTTTGCCCGCACTGCGGGCGACATTATCCCGAGGTATCCGAGCGATACCTGGGGCAAACTGTCACTTGCTGGAAATGCGAACAGAGTTTCACCGTAGGACCTCAGCCGACCCCAAGTGAACCGCGTATTGCACAGTGCCCCACCTGTAAGAAACTCTACCGGATTCGCCTGGAGCACCTCGGTCGCCGCACGCAATGCAAGAACTGTGGTGAAAATTTCGTTATAAGGGAATTCGACGTTGCCGATCCGGATCACGACCAAGATGCCTGCGCAGTCCGACCCAAAGTCAGAGATCGGGCTTATTGCTTAAGCGAAAAGAAGCGCATCCGCAAAGATTTCAGTAAGCGCCGGGCGATCTTGGATCTGCCCTTCCTCTTGGCGCCCCAGATCGAGTCCTACCGTGAGTTCCTGCAGGCCGATGCGGCGCCTAAAAAGCGGCTGGACGAGGGCCTGCACGCGGCCTTCAAGACCGTGTTCCCGATCGAGAGCTACTCGGGCTACGCGGTGCTGGAGTACGTCAGCTACCGTCTGGGCGAGCCGCCCTTCGATGTGCGCGAATGTCACCTGCGCGGGGCGACCTATGCGGCGCCGCTGCGCGTACTGCTGCGCCTCGTAATCTATGACAAGGAGGCTCCGGCCGGCGCCAAAGTGTTGAAGGACCTCAAGGAGCAGGAGGTCTACATGGGCGAACTGCCGCTCATGACCGAGACCGGCACCTTCATCATCAACGGCACCGAGCGGGTCATCGTCTCCCAACTCCACCGCTCCCCGGGCGTCTTCTTCGACCACGACAAGGGCAAGACCCACTCCTCGGGCAAACTCCTGTTCTCGGCGCGGGTGATCCCCTATCGCGGGTCCTGGCTGGACTTTGAGTTCGACCCTAATGACAACGTCTTCCTGCGGATCGACCGGCGGCGCAAACTCCCCGCGACCATCCTCCTGCGCGCCCTGGGCTACGGGGTCGAGGACATCCTCGGGCACTTCTACCATACTGACACCTTTCACCTTTCGGACGGCATCGTATTCCTGGATCTGGTTCCTGAGCGCCTTCTTGGCGAGACCCTGGGCTTCGACCTGAGGATCGGCAATCAAGTGATCGCCGAGGCCGGTCGACGCGTCACCGCAGGCCACATGCACGAACTCCAGAAGGCCCGGGTGGCACGACTGAAGGTCCCCGCTGAGGTCCTGATTGGTCGCATCCTCGCGCGTACCGTAGTAAATATAGAAACCCGAGTAGTCATCGCCGGGGCCCACACTGTGCTGACCCGAGAACTGACAGCGCACCTGATCGGCCAGGGCGTCAATCGTGTGGAGACGCTGTTCGTCAATGACCTGAATCGGGGACCTTACATCTCCGAGACCCTGCGCATCGACCCGACCACGACCGAGCTCGAGGCGATGGTCGAGATCTACCGGATGATGCGCCCCGGGGAGCCGCCGACCAAGGACGCGGCCCAGAACCTCTTCCACAACCTGTTCTTTACCCCGGACCGCTATGACCTGTCCGCGGTCGGACGCATGAAGGTCAACCGCCGGTTTGGGCGTTCATCCGAGGAGGGCCCGGGCGTGCTCTACGACGGGCGCTACTTCAGCGGACGCACCGACGCCTTCTCCGTCGCCGTGCGCGCGGAGAACGGCGAGACCTCCGACATCATCGACGCGCTCAAGGTCCTGGTGGAACTGCGCAACGGCCGCGGTACCGTGGACGACATCGATCACCTGGGCAACCGGCGTATCCGCTGCGTGGGTGAGATGGCGGAAAACCAGTTCCGGGTTGGTCTGGTACGGGTCGAGCGCGCGGTCAAGGAGCGCCTGTCGCTCGCCGAGTCCGAGGGTCTGATGCCCCAGGAGTTGATCAACGCCAAGCCGGTGTCGGCCGCGATCAAGGAGTTCTTCGGCTCCAGCCAGCTCTCCCAGTTCATGGACCAGAACAACCCGCTCTCGGAGGTCACCCACAAGCGGCGCGTCTCGGCGCTTGGCCCCGGGGGGATCGCCACCGAGCGGGCTGGTTTCGAGGTACGGGACGTACACGCGACCCACTACGGGCGGCTGTGCCCCATCGAGACCCCTGAAGGCCCAAACGTCGGCCTGATCAATTCAATGGCGTTATACGCGCGGACCAATCGCTACGGCTTCCTGGAGACCCCCTACCGCAAGGTCGAAGGCGGTCGGGCCGGGATGGAGATCGATTATCTCTCCGCCATCGAGGAGGGCAACTTCGTCATCGCCCAGGCCAACGCGACCCTGGATCCGGACGGTCTACTGACGGATGCCCTGATGCTCTGTCGCTATAAGAATCACTTTACCCTGAAGCTCCCGCATTTAGTACAATATATGGACATCTCGCCGCTTCAGGTCTTCTCGGTGTCTGCGTCACTGATCCCCTTCCTGGAGCACAACGACGCCATGCGCGCGCTCATGGGCGCCAACATGCAGCGCCAGGCGGTGCCGACCGTGCGCCCCGAAAGGCCGCTGGTCGGTACCGGCATGGAGCGCCTGGTTGCCAGAGACTCAGGCACCTGTATCCTTGCGAGGCGAGGCGGCACCATCGAATCCGTGGATGCC
The DNA window shown above is from Candidatus Thiodictyon syntrophicum and carries:
- a CDS encoding Mth938-like domain-containing protein; the encoded protein is MRFTEPDDSGRNLVQAYGPAGIRIGGRTYGGALILTPGRIITDWGPRDAAGLGPEHLQALLDLDPELIVLGTGAVQVFPAPSLYRVLTAQRIGIEVMDTGAACRTYNILLAEGRRVVAGLLPL
- a CDS encoding MEKHLA domain-containing protein, translating into MTRPSFPEPDESNGFLPDHIGLLRRSYRALTGRDLIDPALDDRAAARALFEAPFALLSHDTGADPILTYGNRTALRLFELDWGQLTTLPSRCTAHPAVQAERERLLREVAARGYIDDYAGVRVAASGRRFLIAGACVWNLMDSAGRYRGQAARFAEWRLLDADPPSVTD
- a CDS encoding metal-dependent hydrolase — translated: MANFQTHLNVGIFVSGGAVLALKGFDLVPPGQALVLLGLGVTGAVLPDIDADISAPGRTFFGVLGAALAFGWTLPLVGHYRPLDLAVVWFGLFLGVRFLLFETFARFTVHRGIWHSWLAVAFATLATVTISHRLLDQAPRAAWVAGLMVGLGYLTHLCLDEIYSVDLFNARVKRSFGTALKPFSLADPASSLAMAAAVGVLAWLAPPLDFAQLPTRAEWVAWMHQGLAQLGAWSDLGVATVRTWLQ
- a CDS encoding lytic murein transglycosylase; this translates as MCASPLAAPLDPGKSGAQAPTASPALPTPAAAFETWREAFSAQALALGLAPSTLDAAFEGVSPLPRVLALDRRQAEYTRTFFDYLTAAVSPARITRGRELLQRHARLLADIGCRHGVPPELLVALWAMETDYGTQTGGFPVIAALATLAWDGRRRDFFTTELIEALHIVDSGQAAPADLTGSWAGAMGQPQFMPSTYRRYARDGDGDGRADIWHSVADALESAAHYLSAAGWNPEQGWGREVLLPPDFPLAQARLGLTKDIDEWDLLDVLGAAGEPLAGGETPGSIVLPAGAQGPAFLVLPNFQVIYAWNRSLYYALTVGYLSDRLRGAGPLSGRPPPGDQALPRARVIVMQQGLKALGFELGEPDGMIGVRTRDALQDYQQARGLPADAYPTVELIARIEREAGQADQERAGRAAGP
- a CDS encoding DUF2281 domain-containing protein produces the protein MNLAETIYIHVSALPADLQRETFDFIGFLEARYGLAPATPRLTTQGFIERFAGSLGADFPDDVDAADLGRDVPRESLE
- a CDS encoding lytic murein transglycosylase; the encoded protein is MSAAGWKPDEGWGREVLLPPNFPLSQARLGLTKDIVEWDLLGVLGAAGEPLAGGETLGSIVLPAGARGPAFLVLPNFQVIYAWSRSLVSVEFLGDS
- a CDS encoding type II toxin-antitoxin system ParD family antitoxin, whose product is MANVEKLSIALTPEMAVLVRGAVESGEYATTSEVVREALREWKQRRILQQGDIEELRRLWAEGLASGPGRFLDMDAIKAEARRRWDEQRWPG
- a CDS encoding type II toxin-antitoxin system RelE/ParE family toxin, producing the protein MPVIRRTARAEDDLVDIWIYIARDNPDAADRLLEEIDRKCVLLAENPRLGRARPDIAPEFRHWPIGSYLILYRLLPDGIEVVRVVHGARRLDRLL